The DNA sequence CTTCGCGCCGCACGTCGAGGCGGGCAAGAAGCTCATCTGGGCCCGCGGTGCGGCCACGACCGGCCGGCCGTACCTCGCCCGTGCCGCCGAGGAGCACTCGGGCCCGCACGCGCCGTGGTTCTGGAACGGCGCACTGCAGGGTGGCGGCGTGCTCAACGACATGATGTGCCACTCGGCGCTCGTCGTGCGTCACCTCCTCACCGAACCGGGCAAGCCGCTCAGCTCCGTGAAGCCCGTGCGCATCACCGGTCACATCGCCTCGCTCAAGTGGTCGCGACCGAGCTACGCGAAGAAGCTCCAGAAGACCTACGGCCGCGCCATCGACTACACCAAGCGGCCCAGCGAGGACTACGCCAGCATCCTCATCGAGTTCAAGACGGCCGACGGCCACAAGGTCATCGGCGAGGCCTCCACGTCGTGGAGCTTCGTCGGCGCGGGCCTGCGCCTCTCGGCCGAGTTGCTCGGCCCCGAGTATTCGATGAAGTGGAACTCGCTGGACTCCGGCCTCAACCTGTTCTTCTCGCGCGAAGTCACCGGCCGCGCCGGCGAAGATCTCGTGGAGAAGCAGAACGCCGAGCAGGGCGTGATGCCGGTCGTTCCCGAGGAGTACGCGGCCTACGGCTACACGAACGAGGACCGCCACTTCGTGCGCGTCTTCCAGGGCAAGGAGAAGGCGATGCTCGACTTCGCCGACGGCGTCGAGGTGGTGAAGATGCTGATGACGGCGTACCGCTCGGCCGAGCAGGGCAAGACGCTGGCGTATCCCAACCGCGGCATCGATCGCTATATGCCGAAGGTGGCCAAGGGCACCTGGCGGCCGTGACGCCGCGGCTCGGCCTGCGGGAGAACTGGGCCCAGTTCTCCCTGCTGGTGCTGGTCAACGGCTTCGTCGGGGCGATGGTCGGGCTGGAGCGCAGCATCCTCCCGGCCATTGCCGAGCAGGAGTTCCTGCTCGCCGCGCGCACGGCGATCCTCTCGTTCATCGTCGTCTTCGGCATCGCGAAGGCGGCCACGAACTATCTCGCCGGCCGTCTGTCGGACCGCTTCGGCCGCAAGCACGTCCTCATCGCCGGCTGGATCCTCGCCGCACCGGTGCCCTTCCTGCTGATGTGGGCACCGAGCTGGAACTGGATCCTCGCGGCGAACGCGTTGCTCGGCGTGAGTCAGGGCCTCACGTGGTCCACGACCGTGATTATGAAGATCGACCTCGTCGGGCCGCGGCAGCGCGGGCTCGCGATGGGGTTCAACGAGTTCGCCGGCTACGTCGCGCTCGCATTGAGCACGCTGGCCACGGGCTACGTCGCCGCGCGCTACGGCCTGCGCCCGGCGCCGTTCCA is a window from the Pseudogemmatithrix spongiicola genome containing:
- a CDS encoding Gfo/Idh/MocA family protein, whose protein sequence is MSAPLGVGFIGSGFNTRFHIQGWRGVRDADVRGVWSPNAANAASAARLARDCDVGQAKAYKSITAMVADPNIDALWLCGPNQARIENVEEIVHAIKSGKGTLKGIACEKPLARNVAEAEEVQRLVKSVGLKTGYLENQLFAPHVEAGKKLIWARGAATTGRPYLARAAEEHSGPHAPWFWNGALQGGGVLNDMMCHSALVVRHLLTEPGKPLSSVKPVRITGHIASLKWSRPSYAKKLQKTYGRAIDYTKRPSEDYASILIEFKTADGHKVIGEASTSWSFVGAGLRLSAELLGPEYSMKWNSLDSGLNLFFSREVTGRAGEDLVEKQNAEQGVMPVVPEEYAAYGYTNEDRHFVRVFQGKEKAMLDFADGVEVVKMLMTAYRSAEQGKTLAYPNRGIDRYMPKVAKGTWRP